Sequence from the Amaranthus tricolor cultivar Red isolate AtriRed21 chromosome 1, ASM2621246v1, whole genome shotgun sequence genome:
CGATAATTTGCCTTTTCGATTTGCGATTCGCGAAGCAATTAGCAATCATGTGACACTACTTTTGACAAGTTATTAGTGATTATGAGATGGAGGTAATGCATGGCTATAGAATACTTCTAGTCTAGATACTATAATAATACCTTGATGTTTTACCCGAACGACAACAATGTTGCATTTTACCCGGTGTCTTAGGTAGTTTTTGTTTGTGCAGTCAAGGAGGTCCATGTATACAACCTTACCCTTTTAGGAACAACCCTTGATTTCAAATAAGCAATTAAAAGTAGATAAATGGTTTTTctcattttgttttctttcatTCTTGTTAAGGAGGCCTCATGAACTCATTTTGCAAGAGACTCACATAACAAGAAATCTGTGAACCGAGATACTCCATCTCATCTTGTTTTCTTTCATTCTTGTTACATGAGCACGCAGTCGTCTATATTGGAGTTATCTTTGTTTAAGTGATTGGTTAGATTGATGTTATAAGtaatttaatattcatgtaaacAGAGAAGGACTACGTACAATCAGCGGTAATATGGTACATAGACCAGTGTTTTGGTAAATTAGTAATTATGCATATAGGGGAAATATTCACTTTTACTTTCTCTACTTATGTTTTCTCCCCTAGATCAAAAATCCTTTCTTTAAACCCTAAACTCTTATGCTTTTCTTGCTCCAAAATCTAAATTCTATTCTTGTTCACAGCTGTGACTGTGTCATTAAATCCTTTAAACTACAATCCACTTTCATTCTCCTTCCCATTTCATTTCATTCCCCCCAAAAAATGGAACTTGTTGAGCTTGGTTTGACATTGTTAATATTTAGATTAGTGAAACATAAATCGCTAGTTAGTTTGCCTTTTGGGTtcacgattcgctcaaaatggttcaaaagtagcctaaaaccgaccataattcgcttttttcgattcgcgGTTTGCAAGGCaattagcaaatcatgtgacactggtttagattaaggctttggcaatTTTTGTTGTGTTTGGAGCTTGGACAGGATGAAAGATATTGAGGAGCCAAGAGAACAACGTGGACTTAAATGACTTTTAACACTTGGTAAAAAGACAACCCATCTACCAACTCATTACTCtttattactatgatttttttcCCATATATAAGTGATGTCAAAGACACCCCTTTGTATCCGCCCCTGTACTATATAGTTGTCAAAACCAATTAGGGTTGGTTGAATGGTTTTTGTTGCCCAAAAACTGCAAAAGAGATTTGTGACTTTTGGCTGACAAAGTTGATCAATCTCTCTTAACAAAATCTAATATTCTATTTGACTTCAGTCATCTTTATCCTAACAAAAACTTTTTAAGTGATGAATGTCTttgaactttatttttatttcctaAACACAATTTATATATAGATTGCATGCTGTTTTTAGCTTAGAGCTAGTCAATACCGGCAGGCAGCAGCTAAGACacaacataattaaaataagagGGCTAAGCGTTGTGTTTTATTCAAAAGTATGGTGGACAGTAAGGGATTGTGATTACTTTGATAATTCATTCTGATTATCtatgataaaattttacaaatgcACATCAGAACTTAATGGGTTTCCTTTAAAGTCTTTGGTGCGAATTTGTAATGTGTACTGGTTGAATTAGTGAATGATCCAATTGTGAATTGTCAAAAGCCAGAActgaaaaattaattaagagTTGAATAAGCAATTGATTCCTTCAAACACCGGAAAAAAATAGTTGTTAGAAATGTGAAGGTGAAGTCAACAAAATCCACTTCTCATCCTCAATCCCTTTTGATGTTCAACATTACATTCAATTTCAAGATTACGTGAAGTCAACATTACATTCCAAATATCCCTTTTTTTGGATCGGAACCGGATTATGATTTTCACTATTCGATTATGAACAACCCTAGCTAACACCCCTTACTTTTTTCTCATACTTTCTCCTCCCCATTTACAAGGTATGCATGCTTGCCGTTAGTGTTTGTTATGAGATTGGGTTAACCCAATCCCTTTCATAAGGGTAATATTACCTTCAAATTGTTACTACTCATTTCTTACTGGATACcaatttgttttctttgttccTCTCTCTTTCTTCTCATTCCCTTGCATCTCCTCATaccaaaattcataataataacactTACATTACCCTTATCTCTCGTTATGCATTCACGTCGCATTACATTTCCATTTGTCATGCCAAACACCTTAAGTCTTACAAAAAATGTCTTAGATGGGTCAGTAAAGACTTCAGACTTGGGACTTGAGACAcatataattactattttgccGTTATCGAAAACAAATGATGAAATAATTATTAAGGCATATTTGTAACTCTTTTAAAATGTATTTTCAATCTATCACATCCTTAACCTAACAAAGAtgagataaaatatatcaaatctCAACCATCAATTCCTAATCAAGTCTCGCCTTCAAGTATCCAGCTTCCCATTCCCATTCTCATTTTCTAAATGACTACCGAATAGCAtgggggtaatggaatgttatgTATTCATATGGATCCATTGTGGTGTAGTGTGGTAGTCTTAGACTATCGACAACTGTGAGTGGATACTTTGACTGTCTGTTACGAGGGCATGGTGTCATTAGTCATTCAAAAGTTCAAGCTCTAGTCTAGAACCGCCTTATTCTTTATGTGATGTTAATTAATGCATAACGATCACTTGAATGTGCTGCATGCTGATTTAGTTCATTGGTTGTTGCCTTGAAGTGGTTATGAAATGCATTTGTTTTGATGTGGGTTCTCACGGTACTTGATACTGATGAATGTTCTCTGCCTGTATTGTCTGCGGTCGCAGTGGCATCCTGATGTTAGCAAGGATTCACAAGCCGGCGAAGTTTTTAAATGTATTCATCTTGCATACCAAGTGAGCAAGTCCTTTTTCTCTGTGGATTGTGTATcgagtatttgattttcaaatgcaAAGCTCGGTGATCTCTCATTAGGATCATCTGTTATTCCCTATTTCGAATATCATGTTTTAGTTTGTCAGGTTTCTTGTTTATGGAGTTTGGTTTTGCTTCCTTTAAAACGTAGGTTTTATCGAATGAAGCAACAAGGGTTCAATACGATAGGGTGCTTAAACATGACGATGAACCCATCACAAGAAATACTTTTGATTATTCTGATTATGAATACGAATTAAGAAGGCAGAAATGGAATGAACTCAAGCAAAAGATTCGAAATGATAGATACCACAAACGATATAACGACGGAGGagataaattttctttttttgaacaATCGGACGAAGAACCTGAAGACATGGCAGAAGATGAAAGAGGTCCGTTTTCTGAAGTTCTTCAATCTGCTTTTCTCTCCGTATTCCTAGCGCAAACAGTCGGCTTCCAGTTATCTCTCATGTTTAGCACCCTAATGGCTTGGTTTGATGGAAAGTTAGACGCTGGGTATAAATTCGGTTACTTGATTGCTTGGATTCTTGGTGGTAAAGGGGGTGTTCTGCTTTCCTTGTGCCTCTCGGTTTTAAGTTGGGCGTGCGGCAAAAATAGCAGCAGCAATGTCTCTTTAGTGGTCGTAGCCATCTGGGTTGGATCCAATTTTTTGAGCTGCGCACCACTTCCTCAAGGTGCACTCCTCGCACTCCTATACATGTCTGCTAAATTACAGGTCGATTTAAGCTAAACGTCTGCTTTCTTTGTATATTATCGCTTATGTGTTTGTACATATCGTGTTAGCAACGATTcaatttcatttcaccaacagCAAATGCTTCTGGTGTAACCGTCTCATCGTCTTATTAAGCTTTTATACTTTGTAAAAGAATGATCATCTTTTGAGAAGACAAAGTCTTGTTCAGTTGTGCTGATATTCTTCTCTCCCAAAATTGTGATATATGCAAAATCAAGATTATGTTGGCCAAAAGTTGCCATAATTTGTAGGAATGAGTGATTTTGCTTTGCATTTGTGAAGTTGCAAAAGGGTGAAAAACCCAACCATTATTAGTTATCTTTTGGGGTAATGAAAGACCGAAACTCGCTAGAAAAGTTCTATTCATGAAAAAGTTTGATGTTATATCTGttcctttgaatttgctacactATATTTAAAAAGCTCTCACAAACTAGACCTGATTTGATTGATTTTGTTATTGACTGAtaacaaaatcgaaaaaaaatcaaaagtcaaTTGCCAATTGCCCAATTTACTTAAAATAGTTAAGCAAAATAAACTAACAAAAatgtcatttaccaaacacgcCCAAAAGGGTTTAATCTCTTGAGCAAAAATCATGcccaaattaaaattacaaagttATTTGACTCATGAAAATCCCTAACCTTAAAATTAGAACAACAAATCAGTCAACAAAATTTACACATTTTAGTATTTTTAgcaactaaaaagtaaaaaacacAAAGATTTTCATAATCAGgaaaaacatttaatttctttgaAGAATTATCAACAACTTTTTGCCTTTTCCACTGTCTTCATCTCCTTCAAATTCCTCCATAAATACCTTCCACTAGCCATATCAACAAATACCCAGAAACCATCTTGAATCATCTGAAAATACccacaattttaattttcaaaaacaactaaaaattaCCCAGAAAAAGGATTTAATTCAAAAAAGGAAAGAGAATCTATAccattttatatgttttttcttGCTTATCATGAATGGATGATGATGTTTTATCCCCAACCAAATCATCAGAAATCCCAAATTGAAGCTCAGGTGAAGAACGAAATGATCTCCATGCCAAAAATCCAGCCAAAATTGCTGAGAAAAATACCAAAATGAATCTTAAAGGACACATAATTATGAATATTTCCTGggtttttggctttgat
This genomic interval carries:
- the LOC130810680 gene encoding uncharacterized protein LOC130810680; this translates as MERSTAQFSSDIEYRPAEISATKMGNKRIKAAAEIKSSVCALLVTANRDFGPKKSTSLFAVTNSVQKQNWSKQVKLLFAGFLKQVIYFFDEDVSFFDVTRYPTQSTRTCRLYLLVYHLELEMLNGKLFVVPNSTTVYGGLLLWSPLKRWRRRTDIFCVSSITNKHQQNHYSVLGISPSASSDDIKKAYRLLARKWHPDVSKDSQAGEVFKCIHLAYQVLSNEATRVQYDRVLKHDDEPITRNTFDYSDYEYELRRQKWNELKQKIRNDRYHKRYNDGGDKFSFFEQSDEEPEDMAEDERGPFSEVLQSAFLSVFLAQTVGFQLSLMFSTLMAWFDGKLDAGYKFGYLIAWILGGKGGVLLSLCLSVLSWACGKNSSSNVSLVVVAIWVGSNFLSCAPLPQGALLALLYMSAKLQVDLS
- the LOC130821643 gene encoding uncharacterized protein LOC130821643 encodes the protein MCPLRFILVFFSAILAGFLAWRSFRSSPELQFGISDDLVGDKTSSSIHDKQEKTYKMMIQDGFWVFVDMASGRYLWRNLKEMKTVEKAKSC